ATTTGATAAAAGTTTAATTGTTAAAAGAAATTTAAGACCAAAGAAAATCTACTTTTTGTAACCTAAATGAATAAAGATTGTTATTCACAAAAAGTCCAGCAAATGTATCATTCATTAAAAGCAGCAGTAACTGATTTGGATAATCACAAAATGCTGCTCCGCATAAAAGATGAGGTAGATCCTAATCTTGAAATGGCTGAAATCCACCGCCAGGTTTATGATAAAAAAGGCCCTGCTATCTTCTTTGAAAAGATCAAAGGAAGTCCATTTACAGCTGCGTCCAATCTATACGGAACCATCGAAAGGACAGATTTTTTATTCAGGCATTCCATAGAAAATGTAAAGAAAGTAATAGAACTGAAAGCTGATCCGACGAATTTACTCAAAAGACCATTCAGGTATCTGAAGGCACCATTTACAGCCTTAACTGCCTTACCAATGAAATCTATTTTCAAACCATCGATTGCAAAACACCAAACTACTATTGACCAGTTGCCATTAGTAAAATCATGGCCCATGGACGGAGGTGGATTTGTTACGCTGCCACAAGTTTTCACCCTTCCTCCGGATAGTCGCAATATGATGCAATCCAATCTCGGAATGTACAGAATTCAGCTTTCCGGTAATGAGTACAAAATCAACAAAGAGATAGGTATGCACTATCAATTGCATCGGGGAATCGGCATTCACCACCAGCAATATAATCAAACAGACAAAGAGTTTAAAGTTTCGATCTTTGTAGGTGGACCACCTTCACATGCATTTGCTGCGATCATGCCGATGCCGGAAGGACTCACAGAACTGACTTTTGCTGGTATGTTGGCAGACAGGAGATTTCGATATTATTTTGATGACATGGGGCACGTATTGTCTTCTGATGCTGATTTTGTGATTACAGGTACGATAGAAAAAAACAGAAAATTGCCGGAAGGTCCGTTCGGAGATCATCTGGGATATTACAGCCTGACACATGACTTTCCTGTTGTAAAAGTGGACCGAGTGTATCATAAAAAGGATGCAATATGGCACTTTACAGTAGTGGGCAGACCACCGCAGGAAGACAGTAGTTTTGGCTATTTTATTCATAAATTAGTGAAGGAGATGACACCTGTGGAGTTTCCTGGCTTGGTAAGTATACATGCTGTAGATGCTGCCGGTGTGCATCCATTATTATTAGCCGTGGCAAAGGACAGATATATGCCTTTCAGAGATATCAAACCTGAAGAAATAATAACTATAGGTAATAGAATACTTGGATCGGGTCAGACATCATTGGCAAAATTTCTTTTTATTGCTGCAGATGATGATGGCACTACGCCTGACACGCATGATATTGAAGCATTTTTCAGGTATTTTCTGGAGCGTGTTGATTGGCGGAGAGACCTGCATTTTCAAACAAAAACAACTATTGATACGCTGGATTACTCCGGAGAAGGATGGAATGGCGGTTCTAAACTATTGATTGCGTGTAGAGGCCCAAAACTCAGGACTTTGGGTATTGAAATTCCTTCCAATGTGAATATCCCATCAATAGTGAAAAATTGTAAAATTGCATTACCGGGAATTCTTGCAATGGAAATAGGCAGCTTTAACCACTATCAGCAAGGGGCGTCAGAAATTGACGAGCTTGCTGATGCCTTAAAAAATGTTGATCTGAAAGAATTTCCATTGATTGT
The genomic region above belongs to Saprospiraceae bacterium and contains:
- a CDS encoding UbiD family decarboxylase; protein product: MYHSLKAAVTDLDNHKMLLRIKDEVDPNLEMAEIHRQVYDKKGPAIFFEKIKGSPFTAASNLYGTIERTDFLFRHSIENVKKVIELKADPTNLLKRPFRYLKAPFTALTALPMKSIFKPSIAKHQTTIDQLPLVKSWPMDGGGFVTLPQVFTLPPDSRNMMQSNLGMYRIQLSGNEYKINKEIGMHYQLHRGIGIHHQQYNQTDKEFKVSIFVGGPPSHAFAAIMPMPEGLTELTFAGMLADRRFRYYFDDMGHVLSSDADFVITGTIEKNRKLPEGPFGDHLGYYSLTHDFPVVKVDRVYHKKDAIWHFTVVGRPPQEDSSFGYFIHKLVKEMTPVEFPGLVSIHAVDAAGVHPLLLAVAKDRYMPFRDIKPEEIITIGNRILGSGQTSLAKFLFIAADDDGTTPDTHDIEAFFRYFLERVDWRRDLHFQTKTTIDTLDYSGEGWNGGSKLLIACRGPKLRTLGIEIPSNVNIPSIVKNCKIALPGILAMEIGSFNHYQQGASEIDELADALKNVDLKEFPLIVVCDDASFMSENLNNFVWVTFTRANPSHDVYGVNSSTVHKHWGCSGSLIIDARKKPHHAPELVTDPIVSEKVETLLKKYKF